A genomic region of Metopolophium dirhodum isolate CAU chromosome 1, ASM1992520v1, whole genome shotgun sequence contains the following coding sequences:
- the LOC132937916 gene encoding uncharacterized protein LOC132937916 → MSPKKLRAIATNQSRRSGKMSLKRRMKGVRNGNKNCKIVSEDTTINKQPTNVFFESSTTGAADGSLPGPSFEVYNTPMYDDLFCEQSTNIIADSPTLEPDDKSLPGLSIEITNPPETTTEVCSLGRRIVDIFYVFEQIKKCIHEGGLGCTFMDMEFVREIRFGLRSQFQFTCKMCKVNMKIESEKKVPETYLPINLAAISGSISIGIGYSQLEEILASTDSPFEL, encoded by the exons atgtcacCAAAAAAATTGCGTGCAATTGCAACGAATCAATCACGACGATCGggtaaaatgtctttaaaaagaCGTATGAAAGGAGTTCGCAATGGTAATAAGAATTGTAAAATTGtgag tgaggATACAACTATCAATAAGCAGccaacaaatgtattttttgaatcGTCCACAACTGGAGCTGCAGATGGATCACTTCCAGGACCATCATTTGAAGTATACAATACTCCAATGTATGATGATTTATTTTGTGAGcaatcaacaaatattattgctgATTCTCCTACATTAGAACCAGATGATAAATCTCTTCCAGGACTGTCGATTGAAATAACTAATCCTCCTGA aacaaCAACAGAAGTATGTTCTTTGGGTCGTCGAATAGTGGACATATTCTACgtatttgaacaaattaaaaaatgtatccacGAAGGGGGTTTGGGATGTACTTTCATGGATATGGAGTTTGTACGTGAAATACGTTTTGGTCTACGGTCGCAATTTCAATTCACATGTAAAATGTGTAAAGTTAACATGAAAATTGAGTCTGAAAAAAAGGTCCCAGAGACATATTTGCCTATAAATTTAGCCGCAATCAGTGGTTCAATATCTATCGGAATAGGATATTCACAACTCGAGGAAATATTAGCTTCCACCGATAGtccatttgaactttaa
- the LOC132937926 gene encoding general transcription factor II-I repeat domain-containing protein 2-like, which produces MTGKNIGLQAIIINEMKLKELSPPLFFHCIIHQHALCAKIMSWDSIMKEVVSIINFIRSNGLNHRQFQSFLIEINAEYGDVLYYTAVRWLSRGRVIERFFMLRQEIYNFLKEKGKDASMLENQTWISELAFCVDILKYINEINIKLQGKNQLIPDMWFHIKSFEMKLKLLQTHIEKNELTHFPNCKKLFESSEFSLSRVKFVEAISILQQEFNNRFQDFKRHSQYFQLLANPFNIDVEDIPVELQMEIIDLQPQDILKDSFKASPLLFFAELPASFSKIKNIAAKYFSMFGSTYVCEQAFSHMKKIKNPYRSRLTDDHLHRVLRASTSNFNVEIEKIINNIQQQKSH; this is translated from the coding sequence ATGACAGGCAAAAATATTGGATTGcaagctattattattaatgaaatgaaattaaaaGAATTGTCACCACCGCtattttttcattgcattattCATCAGCATGCACTTTGTGCCAAAATTATGTCGTGGGATTCAATAATGAAAGAAGTAGTATCTATCATCAATTTTATACGAAGCAATGGACTGAATCATAGACAATTTCAAAGTTTTTTGATTGAAATTAATGCAGAATATGGCGATGTATTGTACTACACCGCAGTTAGATGGTTAAGCAGAGGTCGTGTAATTGAAAGGTTTTTCATGTTACGTCaggaaatatataattttttgaaagaaaaaggAAAGGACGCTTCCATGCTTGAAAATCAAACTTGGATTTCTGAACTGGCTTTTTGTGTTGACATATTGAAGTATATAAATGAAATCAACATAAAACTACAAGGTAAAAATCAACTTATTCCTGATATGTGGTTTCATATTAAATCTTTTGAAATGAAACTGAAGCTATTACAAACTcacattgaaaaaaatgaactaaCACATTTTCCGAATTGTAAAAAACTTTTTGAATCGTCAGAATTTTCATTATCAAGAGTTAAATTTGTTGAAGCTATTTCGATACTTCAACAAGAATTTAATAATCGATTTCAAGATTTCAAACGACATTCTCAATATTTTCAACTACTCGCCAATCCGTTTAATATTGATGTTGAAGATATACCTGTTGagcttcaaatggaaataatagatttgcagCCACAAGATATCTTAAAAGACTCATTCAAAGCATCGCCTTTACTTTTTTTCGCTGAACTTCCtgcatcattttcaaaaattaaaaatatagctgcGAAATACTTCAGTATGTTTGGATCCACTTACGTATGTGAACAGGCATtttctcatatgaaaaaaattaaaaacccataCCGTTCACGCTTAACCGATGATCATCTCCACCGTGTACTTAGAGCCAGCACAAGTAATTTTAATgtggaaattgaaaaaataataaacaatatccaacaacaaaaatcacATTAA